The DNA window CACGCGCCCTATGGCGGCTACGGCGACAGCAACTACTACACGACGCTGGACGTGTTTTTCCTGCAGGACGGGCACGTCTTCAACTACCGGCCGCCGACCAACGTATCGGCCAGCCGGATCATCGGCACGAACGTGACATCGAGCTGGGCGCCGACGATCCCCTCGCGCGGCGTCCGCATCTACCTCCCGCGCGGCTACGACCAGAACACGTGGAAGCATTACCCGGCGCTCTACATGCACGACGGCACCAACGTGTTCCAGCCCGGCGGCGCGTACGGTTGCTGGGACGCCGATATCCTCGCCGACCAAGAGATCAGCCAGGGCCGCATGCGTGAGTGCATCATCGTGGCGGTGGACACCACGCCCAAACGCGACTCGGAGTACTGCCCGCCCGGCGACCAGTATGGGCCCGAGCCGGGCACGGGCGACCAGTACGCCAACTTTCTCGTGCACAATGTCCGCCCCATGGTGGACACTCATTTCCGGACGCTGAACGACTTCGACAACACGCTCACGGCGGGCTCGTCCATGGGCGGCCTGATCAGCGCCTACCTCGGCCTCGCCACCAACGTCTTCAGCAAGATCGGGGCCTTCTCCCCCGCGTTCCTCGTCGCGCCGAATTTCATGGCCTGGATGGACGCGCAGGACACCCGGGGCGTGCGCATGTACATGGACGACGGCACCGTGGACCTCGAGGTCGACCTGTGGCCGGACACGTGGGGCGCCTATGACCTGCTGATGCAGGACGGGTATGTCCCCAACGATGACCTGCTCATGGTCGTCGGCTGCGGGCAGACCCACAACGAGGCCGCGTGGGCCTCGCGCCTGCCGCGGGTCTACCAGTACCTGTTGAGCCTGTGGGACGAGCCAAACCTGCTGGCCCAGGAAGAATACCCGCCGGAGGTCGGGCTGGCCGGCTCGACGAACTACGCCGTCGCCTTCACCGCCCTGCGCGGGCGGACCTACGCGCTGGAACGCTCGCTGACGCTGGCCGGCGGCTCCTGGAGCAACGCCGGCTCGCTCGCGGAGGAATCGATGCCCTGGGCGCCGCGCTCGATCGCCGACACGAATCCTCCCGCGGTCAGCGGGCCCGTGTTCTACCGCGTCTCGGCGGGCGCCTGGCCGCCGTAATGCCCTGGAGTGCCGGCGGCAAGGCCCCGACGCCAGGTCGGGGCCGCGACGCCGCTCCGGCTCCTGTAGCGGCGCCGCGCTGCGTTTGGCGCCGCACCCCGAGCGTCACGCCAACCCCCGTTCGAAATTTCCCCGATGGCTTCCGCGCGGCGCGCGGCCGGCCCGCACCTGCCGCCATAGATCGCGGACCTCTTCCGGCGAATACGGCCGCCACGAGAAGTCCGCCCTGAAATGCCGCGCGCCCGCGGCTTCGAGTTCAGGCAGCCGGTCGGCCAGGCAGAACGGCGAGCGGTTGACCACGATCATACGGCATTTCCGGTTCACGGCCAGCAGCCGGTCATTGTGGGAGGATCGCAGCTCGATCTGCCGGAACTCGCACGCGGCCGGACCCGGGCAGCGCCCGTCCCGCGCGACTTGGATGCAGTTCTCGGCGATGTACAGCGGCGTGTCCTGGGACACGATCACCCCCGCCCGCGCGCCGAACCGCGCCAGCAACTCGCGCATGTTCTCCAGCCCATCCTCCGGCGAGAGCAGGAACCGCCGCGCGCCCATGTCCAGCACCTGCGCGGCCGCCGAGGTGTTCATGACATACACCGACCAGTCCGTCGAGAGATCGGGCCCGCCCTCCCATGACCCCAGCCCCGCCGCCTCCCACTTTGACCAACCCGCCGCGCGGAGCGCCTCGACGCGTTTCCACATTTCCGCCGCTTCCCAAGACCGGACGATCAGCGGCAGGGCGATGCGCAGGCGCTCGCGGCCGATTTTCCCGGCCAGACCTTCAAACGCGGACAGCGCCGGGACAACGACCTCTTCCGCGGCCTGCCAGTCCGGGTCGTCGAAGGCGGCCAGGGCGGACGGGTCGTCCACCTTGAGGCTCCACGTCACCGCGGCGGACACCTTGTCCGCGGGAACATCTTTCTCCAGCGATGATCGAACAACTTCCACGCGCCGGGCGTGCGATTCCTGGCGCCGGGCCTCCAGCGCGCTCATCAACTCCCGGCGTAATGCGTTGAGCCGGGATACCGGGACAAACAAGCCCGCCGGATTCCGCAGTTCCAGGGACGCCAGCTCGAAACGGGTGTCGCCGAGCTTCTCGAACGCCTGCTTCGCCGCGAGTTCGGTCTTCGCGACATCCTTGGCCGGCTCGAACAGGCCCGGCAGGACGGCCTCCGCCGCGATGTCCCCGCCGGCATCGGCGCGGGCTGTCAACGCGTCGGGCTTCAGGTCCAGTTCCACGCGAACCGGCCGCCGCGCGCGGAATACGCCGGGCCGCGGCATCTCGAAGCGGTACTTTCTTTTCACGGCCTGCGAGGAGGAGCAGTAAACCGTCGCGCCCGCCGGAATGGGCGGATGGTCCGCCGGCAGGCCCACCTCGAGCTCGCCCGCGGGCGCTTCAAATGCGGAACGCCCTTTTACCCGCAACGCATCCACGGGAAACCCGAACGGTCGGTCCTGTCCGGGCAGGTCGATCTGCAGGCCGTCGTGCCGTTCGATCGGACGCGTCGCGGCAATCCGCAGCCACGATGTTCCGCCCTTGTCATGCCGCAAGCCCTCTGCCGCTCCTGCCGGCGTGCCGCGATGGCCCACCGTTTCCGTATCCACGACGTCTCCGCCGCGCCGGTCTTCGACGTGCAGCTCGGTCCACGGCCGGCTGAAGATGGACTGGATGTCCGCCTCGCATTCCGCGCGGCCCGCCGCGTCGAGCGTCCCGTCCAGCAGCCGGCGATAGAAGTTGACCGTCGCGGCGACGTAGAGCGGGCCTTTCATGCGGCCTTCGATCTTGCAGGAGGCCACGCCCGCGGCGCGCAGGGCCGCGATGGCGTCCGGCAGGGCCAGATCCTTCATGTTGAAAAGGAATGATCCCTGTTTTTCCCCGGCGATGGCGAACCGGTCGCGGCAGAGGTAGGCGCACCGCCCGCGGTTGCCGCTGCGGCCCAGCGCGTGGGACGACATCAGGCACAGCCCGCTATAGGCGTAGCAGAGCGTGCCGTGGATGAAGACCTCGGTCTCGATCCCGGGCACGGCCGCGCAGTCGCGGACCTCGTCCAGCGTCAGCTCGCGGGCCAGCGTCGCGCGGGCGAAGCCCAGCTCCCGCAGCCTTTCCACGCCCGCGCGGTTGTGCACGGCCATCTGCGTGCTGGCATGGAGCCGGAATTCCGGGAAATGCTTTTTCGCCAGCCGGTACACGCCGAGATCCTGCACGATCAGCGCGTCCACGCCGATTTCCGAGAGCGCGCCGAGCGCCTCGATTACGCCGGCCAGATCGCGCTCCAGAACCAGCGTGTTGAGCGCGGCGAACACGCGGCGGCGGGGCACGAGGGAGTGCGCGTAGGCGGTGATCGCGTCGATGTCGTCCAGGGAGAAGTTGACCGCCTCCGCGCGCGCGGAGAACTGCGGCAGGCCGAGGTAGATCGCATCCGCGCCGTACGCCAGCGCGGCATAGCCCGCCTCCGGCCCGCCGGCGGGGGCCATCAGCTCGATGGAATCACGGGTGTTCAAGACCGATTTTCCAATGATTGGAAAAAAACACGGACAATTTTCCAAACATTGGAAAAATTATGCCCCCTTTTTTCCAAACATTGGAAAACTTATTTTCCCAGCCCCACGAGCCGGAACGCGCGATCCACGCGGCGGAAATGCGGGGCGAGGTCGAAGACGGCCGCGATCTCCTTCGCGGACAGCACCGCGAGGACATCGGGATCGGCCAGCACCAGCTTTTTCAGCGACTGGCCCGTGCGCCAGCTTTCCATGGCGTGATACTGGACCAGCCCGTAGGCGTCCTCGCGGGAGAGCCCTTTCTCCGTCAGCGCGAGGAGCAGCTGCTGGGAATGGATCAGCCCGCCGGTGAGCTCCAGGTTGCGGAGCATCTGCTTCGGATACACCTGCAGGCCGCGCACAAGTCCTTCCAGTTTCGCCAGCATGTAATCCAACGCGATCGTCGCGTCGGGCAGGATCACCCGCTCCGCGCCGGAGTGCGAGATGTCGCGCTCGTGCCAGAGCGCGACGTTCTCCATCGCGGTCACGGCGTAGCCGCGCAGGAGCCGCGCAAGCCCGCAGAGCCGCTCGCCGACGATTGGGTTGCGCTTGTGCGGCATGGCAGACGAGCCCTTCTGCCCGCGGCCAAAGAACTCCTCGACCTCGCGGACCTCGGTGCGCTGAAGGTGCCGGAACTCCTGCGCCCAGCGCTCGACCGAGGCACCGACCAGCGCCAGCGCGGAGACATAGTCCGCGTGCCGGTCGCGCTGGAGGACCTGGGTCGAGAGCGCGGCGGGTTTCAGGCCCAGTTTGCGGCAAACATATTTTTCCACGAACGGGTCGAGGTGCGCGTGCGTGCCAACGGCGCCGGAGATTTTTCCGACACGGACGATCTCGCGCGCGGACTCCAAGCGCCGGAGCGCCCGGCCGAACTCGTCGTACATCAGGGCCATCTTGAGGCCAAAGGTGATCGGCTCGGCGTGGATGCCGTGCGTGCGGCCGATCATCGGCGTGTGCTTGTAGCGGCGCGCCTTCGCGGCCGCCGCGCGCCGGACGGCTTTGACGCCGTCGATCAGCAGGTCCGCCGCGCGGACCATTTGGACGGACAACGCGGTGTCGAGCACGTCGGAGCTGGTCAGGCCCTTGTGAATGTAGCGGGCGGCCGGGCCGACGTTCTCGGCGACGTTCGTGAGGAAGGCGATGACGTCGTGGTTGACCTTCCGCTCGATCTCGTCAATGCGGCGCGGGCTGAACTTCGCGCGGGCGCGGATGCGCTTGAGGTCGGCGGCGGGGATCTGTCCCAGCTCGTGCATTGCCTCGCAGGCCCGGATTTCGATCTCGAGCCAGATGTTGAACCGGTTCTCGTCCGTCCAGATCGCGCCCATCTCGGGCCGGGTGTATCGGGGAATCATCGCGGGCGTCCTTTCTTCACGGAATACCGGGCACGCTGTTCTTTGACTTGGAAGCCGATCTGCTTTCTCGGCGCCTCCGGCGGCGGAAGGAGCAGGGGCCGGATTTTCTGATAGAGATCTCTCAACGCGGTGTCGTGCGCCAGGAGCGTCCTTTCGATTTCCGCCAGGCGCTTCTCCCACTCCACGCGGCCCTGCAACTGCTCGCGCATCTGGACGAAGGCACGCACGACGAACACGCTCATCTGGACAGCCCGCGGGCTGTTTAAAACCGTGGCCGCCATGATGGCGCCGTGTTCGGTGAAGGCAAAGGAGCGGTAGGTTTGTCCCCGGTGCCTTCTGGATTTTCTTCCTTTTTGTGGTCCAGCGAAACCATCTACTTGATTATCAGCATGTTGCGATGTGCTGGTCGCAATTTGCGACCAGTTCGTTGCATCTTCTCTATTGTCAACATGATAAGGAGAGCCGGTCGCAATTTGCGACCGCATGACCTTTACCTCTTCTGGCGTTAGCTGAAACATGAAATCCGGTGGAAATTTATGCGCATTGCGCCGGATTTGCTCGTTGAGCCTCTTTGTGGACACGCCGTATAGCCGAGCGAGGTCGGCATCGAGGATGACTTTCAATCCGCGCATTGTCAGGATCGCGGATTCGGCTCCCGGCACCTTCTCTTTGTCAGCGGCCATTCGGATCGCTCCCGGCCTTCTCTTACAGCTTCCCGGCCGCCGGGACAATGGCATTCTGGAGTGCGCGGGCAACGAGTCTGCGAGGCGACCGCGCTTTCATAGCGGCGTGGCGCTTCGCTTCCCGCCGCACTCCGGGGCCTACAACCGCACGCGGTAGACCGCCGCGCGGTTGGTGGGTCCGGTGTCCGTAAGGCTCGCGGCCGTGTTGCTGCCGACGACGGCGTTCGTGACGAAGGTCCAGGACGGCTGGATCGGCGACGCCGCCCGCTCGAGCGTGGCCGTGGCCCCGACGGACAGGTTGGTCAGCACGGCGCGGAAACCCGCGGACCAGTCCGCGCGCCGGACGGTCGGCGCGAGGGAGTCGAAGATCGCGAACGCCCGCCGGGGTACGCCCGCCACTTCGCTGAAAGATCCGCCGACCGCCAGCGACTGGTCGTTGGGCGCGGGCGCGATGGCGGCCGTCGTCTCGTCTATCCCGGGATTCCAGCTCCGCAGCGTCCCGTCCAGCACGTAGGCGGCGAGGTGGTGTCGGGCCTGCCCGCTGATATTGGTGAAGGAGCCGACGGCGTACAGCGTTTGCCGGTCGGCGGAAAGGGCCAGGTCATAGACCCGCTCGTTGGCGTTGGGATCCCAGGCCGTCACCGCGCCGTTGGTCGCGTCCACGGAGGCGAGGTGGTTCCGGGGCGTGCCGGCGATGTTGTCGAAGTCGCCGCTGATGAAGAGCGTCCTTCCGTCGGGCGAGAGGACGATGTCGTCGAGCATGAAACTGGGCTGGGGATTCCACGCCGTGGCGACGCCATTGGTGTCCACTGCCCCGATCCACCAGCGCGGCTGCCCGCCGAGTTCCCAGAAGGCGCCCGAGACGTAGAGCGTCCGGCCGTCCGGCGCGAAGGCGAGATCCTCGACGTGGAAGTTGGCCCCCGCGCTCCAGCCGCGGGCCCGGCCGTCGGCGTCGAGGACGGCGAGGTAGCTGCAGTTGCTGCCGCCGATGCTGGTGAACGCGCCGCCCACGTAGAGGAACCGGCCGTCGGGCGAGGGCTCGATGGCCATCACGGCGCTGTTCGGATTCGGGTTCCACGAAGTCACCTGGCCCCGCTCGTCCACCGCCGCCACGCGGAACCGGGCCTGGCCGCCGACGTTAGTGAACAGCCCGGCGACGTAGATCGTGCGGCCGTCGCGCGACAGGAAGACGTGGTCCACCATGTAGTCGGCGCCGGGATTCCATTCGGTCGCGCGCCCGCTGGCATCGTCCACGGCAGCCAGGTATTGCCGGGGCACTCCGCCGACGCTGCTGAAGCTGCCCCCGATGAACAGGTCCCCGCCGGTGGAGAACTTGATGGCCTCGGAAGAGCCGTTGCCATGAATAAACCAGGAGGTCGCCACGCCGCTGATCGCGTTGATGGCGGCCAGACGTGTTCTCGCCTGTCCGCCGATCCGGGAGAACCCGCCGCCCACGTAGAAGGTCTGGCCGTCGGGCGAGCGCTCGAGACTGGTCACCCCGCCGTCCGCCCCTGCGTCCCATGTCAGGGCGTTGCCGTTCACGTTGTCCACCTTGGCGAGGCCGACCCGCGCGGCCCCACCCAGGGAGGTAAACGTGCCGGCCACGCATACGGCGGATTCCGATGGGACCGGCAGGATCTCGGCCACGCTGATGTTCGCCATGCCGGAATTCGGGTTCCACGCCGTGGCGTCGCCGGCCAGGGTCACCGCGGCGAGATTGCGCCGGGCCTGTCCGCCCATGTTGGTGAAAACTCCGCCCAGGTAGATCGTGTTCCCATCGGGCGCGATGGAAAGCGTGTTGATATACCAGATGTGTCGCGGCGGATCCCAGGCGGTCACTCCGGCTGTCTCGGTGGATAACGCTGCCAGGTCAGGGCGGTAGATCCCGTTGATGTGAGTGAAATTGCCGCCAACGTACAGCGTCTTGTCGTCCGGAGAAAGCGCCAGGGCGCCAACGTATTGCGGCAGGTTGGTCGAGAAAAAGACGGGGGTCCATGCCTCGACCGCGCCGGTCAGGGCGGTCAGCGCCGCGAGGTTGGTGCGGATCTGGCCGTTGACGAGGGTAAAGCGGCCGCCGACGTACAGCCGGCTGCCGTCGTAGCTCAAGACCATGCATTCCGCATCGGCGTCGGCGTTGGCCACCCAATCCGGATCCGGCGAGCCGTCGGGCCGGATACGGGCCAGCCGCTGCCGGGCCAGGCCGCCGACGCTGGTGAACGCCCCGCCGATGAACCAGCCGCCGCGCCCGTCCGAAACGGCGCAGTTCACCTGGTCGTCGATGTTCAACGCGGGCGCCCGGACGGCGCCCGTGGCCGTGCCGGAGACGAACCCGTATCCCGTCCACGGGCCGAGGTACTTGAAATCGCCGCCAAGGTAAATCGTGTCGCGCGTCCGCGCCATAGCCATGACGCGGTGGTCGGTTATCCACGCGGACGCGCGGGGGACGGATTGCGGCTCATCGGCCCGCGCGGCGGAGCAGGTGATACCGAAAAGCACAGCGCCCCAGGTTATGCCTCGACCGGCCATGGGCCCTCCGGCCGGAAGGTATATCCGATTTCCGGCCGGGCGAAAAGCGCTCTAGAGCGGCGCCGCGCGCCGCTTTGGAGTGCGCGGGGAAGCGAAGCGCCACCGCGCTAGAAGTCGTCCGGGATGTTGACCTTGTCCGTCTTGAACGTCTCCAGTGTTTTGACAAACGACGGCCGGGCCGTTCGTTCGAGCCAGCCCTGCGAGCACCACGCGTAATTCGCGGCGTTGTCGGCCACGCCGTGATGGACCGGGTTCTGATGGACATAGCGCAGGCGGGCCAGGCGCGAGACCTGGTTCAGGATGCGCGTGTCCCAGTAGTTGTGCCACACCTTGCGGCCGGGCGCGCCGTCCAGGCGGTTCAGCCGCTTCGCGCTCAACTCGTGAACCCGAGCGATAAGCCAGCGCAGCGTCCCGGGATCGTCCGGCGAAAGGGCCACGAAGTGATAGTGATTGCACAACACGGCCCACGCCTGGAGGTTCCAACCCCACCGATCCGCCGATTCGAGGAGCAGGTCTCGGACCAGGGTCAGGCGGACGGGGGAGTGAAGCAACGGAGCCTTCAGGTAGGTTCCCGACGTGACGACATAGAGGCCGCGCTCGGAGAGGCGATGCGGCGGGGCGTGGGGCCAGCAGGATGTTGTGTTCACAACATAAGAAAGGAGGGCGGGCGGCTCGATTCCACGGAAAAATGGAGCGGGGCCGCGTCGCTCCGCTCCTTGTCCCCGCACTCCGGAGTGCGGCGGGAAGCGAGGCTTGGCGAGCGCCACGCCGCTTTGGAGTGCGCGGGGAAGCGAAGCACGACCGCGCTTAATACGGCCATTTCCAGTCGCGGATCTCGGGCATATCCTCGCCGCGGCGGCGGATGTACTGCTTGTGCTCGATGAGCTTGTCGTGGAGCCACTGCTTCACGTGCGCGGCGGTGTTCCGCAGGCGCGGTACGCGGTCAATGACGTCGTCCACGAGGTTGAACCGGTCGAGCTCGTTCATCACGACCATGTCGAAGGGCGTCGTGGTCGTGCCCTCCTCCTTGTAGCCGCGGACGTGGAAGTTCTCGTGGTTGGTCCGGCGGTAGGTGAGGCGGTGGATCAGCCACGGGTAGCCGTGGAAGGCGAAGATGACGGGCTTGTCCATGGTGAACAGGCTGTCGAAGTCCTTGTCCGAGAGCCCGTGCGGGTGCTCGGTGTCCGGTTGCAAGCTCATCAGGTCCACCACGTTGACGACGCGGACCTTCAGGTCCGGGAAGTTCTTCCGCAGGATGTCCACGGCCGCGAGGGTCTCGAGGGTCGGGATGTCGCCCGCGCAGGCGAGAACGACGTCCGGCTCGGCGCCGCGGTCGTTGCTGGCCCACTCCCAGATGCCGATGCCCTTGGTGCAGTGCTTGATCGCCGCGTCCATGTCGAGGTACTGCAGCGCGGGCTGCTTGCCGGCGACGATGACGTTGACGTAGTGCCGGCTGCGCAGGCAGTGGTCGGTGACGGAGAGCAGCGTGTTGGCGTCCGGCGGGAGGTAGACGCGGATGATCTCGGCCTTCTTGTTCATTACGTGGTCGATGAACCCGGGGTCCTGATGGCTGAAGCCGTTGTGATCCTGCCGCCAGACGTGCGAGGTGAGTAGATAATTGAGCGAGGCGATCGGCCGGCGCCACGGGATGTCGCGCGTGGTCTTGAGCCACTTCGCGTGCTGGTTGAACATCGAGTCCACGATGTGGATGAACGCCTCGTAGCAAGAGAAAAAGCCGTGCCGGCCGGTGAGCAGGTAGCCCTCGAGCCAGCCCTGGCAGGTATGCTCGCTCAAGATTTCCATCACGCGGCCGGCGGGCGCGAGGTGCTCGTCGGTGACCAGCACGTCGGCCATCCAGGCCTTGTCCGTCGCCTCGAAGACGGCCCCGAGCCGGTTGGACGCCGTCTCGTCGGGCCCGAAGATCCGGAAGTTGTCCGCGTTCTGTTTCATCACATCGCGAAGAAACACGCCCATGACGCGGGTCGCCTCGGCCTCGGCCGTGCCGGGCTTTTTGACGGCGACGGCGTAGTCGCGGAAATCGGGCATGCGGAGGTCGCGCAAGAGCAGGCCGCCGTTGGCGTGCGGGTTAGCGCTCATGCGGCGCGCGCCCTTCGGCGGGAGGGCGGCCAGTTCGGGGGCCAGCCGGCCGTCCTTGTCGAACAGCTCGCGCGGCCGGTAGCTCTTCAGCCACTTTTCCAGCAATTTCACGTGCGCCGGGTATTTCGCCAGGCCGGAAAGCGGAACCTGGTGCGAGCGCCAGGAATCCTCGGTGGGCTTGCCGTCCACGGACTTCGGGCCGGTCCAGCCCTTCGGC is part of the Kiritimatiellia bacterium genome and encodes:
- a CDS encoding phosphoketolase family protein encodes the protein MTAKAKAPLSRDELRKMDAYWRAANYLSVGQIYLLDNPLLEKPLTLKDIKPRLLGHWGTTPGLNFLYVHLNRAIRARDLDMIYIIGPGHGGPATVAQAWLEGTYSEVFPNITPDAEGLKRLFKQFSFPGGIPSHVAPETPGSIHEGGELGYALSHAYGAAFDNPDLVVACIVGDGEAETGPLAASWHANKFLNPARDGAVLPILHLNGYKIANPTVLARIGGDELAKLFEGYGYKPHFVEGSDPGAMHQLMAATLDRALDEIRSIQAKARRGGNPVRPQWPMIVLRTPKGWTGPKSVDGKPTEDSWRSHQVPLSGLAKYPAHVKLLEKWLKSYRPRELFDKDGRLAPELAALPPKGARRMSANPHANGGLLLRDLRMPDFRDYAVAVKKPGTAEAEATRVMGVFLRDVMKQNADNFRIFGPDETASNRLGAVFEATDKAWMADVLVTDEHLAPAGRVMEILSEHTCQGWLEGYLLTGRHGFFSCYEAFIHIVDSMFNQHAKWLKTTRDIPWRRPIASLNYLLTSHVWRQDHNGFSHQDPGFIDHVMNKKAEIIRVYLPPDANTLLSVTDHCLRSRHYVNVIVAGKQPALQYLDMDAAIKHCTKGIGIWEWASNDRGAEPDVVLACAGDIPTLETLAAVDILRKNFPDLKVRVVNVVDLMSLQPDTEHPHGLSDKDFDSLFTMDKPVIFAFHGYPWLIHRLTYRRTNHENFHVRGYKEEGTTTTPFDMVVMNELDRFNLVDDVIDRVPRLRNTAAHVKQWLHDKLIEHKQYIRRRGEDMPEIRDWKWPY
- a CDS encoding ORF6N domain-containing protein, whose product is MAADKEKVPGAESAILTMRGLKVILDADLARLYGVSTKRLNEQIRRNAHKFPPDFMFQLTPEEVKVMRSQIATGSPYHVDNREDATNWSQIATSTSQHADNQVDGFAGPQKGRKSRRHRGQTYRSFAFTEHGAIMAATVLNSPRAVQMSVFVVRAFVQMREQLQGRVEWEKRLAEIERTLLAHDTALRDLYQKIRPLLLPPPEAPRKQIGFQVKEQRARYSVKKGRPR
- a CDS encoding U32 family peptidase — its product is MNTRDSIELMAPAGGPEAGYAALAYGADAIYLGLPQFSARAEAVNFSLDDIDAITAYAHSLVPRRRVFAALNTLVLERDLAGVIEALGALSEIGVDALIVQDLGVYRLAKKHFPEFRLHASTQMAVHNRAGVERLRELGFARATLARELTLDEVRDCAAVPGIETEVFIHGTLCYAYSGLCLMSSHALGRSGNRGRCAYLCRDRFAIAGEKQGSFLFNMKDLALPDAIAALRAAGVASCKIEGRMKGPLYVAATVNFYRRLLDGTLDAAGRAECEADIQSIFSRPWTELHVEDRRGGDVVDTETVGHRGTPAGAAEGLRHDKGGTSWLRIAATRPIERHDGLQIDLPGQDRPFGFPVDALRVKGRSAFEAPAGELEVGLPADHPPIPAGATVYCSSSQAVKRKYRFEMPRPGVFRARRPVRVELDLKPDALTARADAGGDIAAEAVLPGLFEPAKDVAKTELAAKQAFEKLGDTRFELASLELRNPAGLFVPVSRLNALRRELMSALEARRQESHARRVEVVRSSLEKDVPADKVSAAVTWSLKVDDPSALAAFDDPDWQAAEEVVVPALSAFEGLAGKIGRERLRIALPLIVRSWEAAEMWKRVEALRAAGWSKWEAAGLGSWEGGPDLSTDWSVYVMNTSAAAQVLDMGARRFLLSPEDGLENMRELLARFGARAGVIVSQDTPLYIAENCIQVARDGRCPGPAACEFRQIELRSSHNDRLLAVNRKCRMIVVNRSPFCLADRLPELEAAGARHFRADFSWRPYSPEEVRDLWRQVRAGRAPRGSHRGNFERGLA
- a CDS encoding adenylosuccinate lyase encodes the protein MIPRYTRPEMGAIWTDENRFNIWLEIEIRACEAMHELGQIPAADLKRIRARAKFSPRRIDEIERKVNHDVIAFLTNVAENVGPAARYIHKGLTSSDVLDTALSVQMVRAADLLIDGVKAVRRAAAAKARRYKHTPMIGRTHGIHAEPITFGLKMALMYDEFGRALRRLESAREIVRVGKISGAVGTHAHLDPFVEKYVCRKLGLKPAALSTQVLQRDRHADYVSALALVGASVERWAQEFRHLQRTEVREVEEFFGRGQKGSSAMPHKRNPIVGERLCGLARLLRGYAVTAMENVALWHERDISHSGAERVILPDATIALDYMLAKLEGLVRGLQVYPKQMLRNLELTGGLIHSQQLLLALTEKGLSREDAYGLVQYHAMESWRTGQSLKKLVLADPDVLAVLSAKEIAAVFDLAPHFRRVDRAFRLVGLGK